The following are encoded together in the Erwinia sp. E602 genome:
- a CDS encoding maltoporin, which translates to MNTRLHATAVALAAALATPSVFAAIDNIDFHGYLRGGVGVSRDGGMEQFQKNKVGRLGNENDTYGEIELGSEVYKKDDVSFYVDTMVSMFSDGSNDNETTFGDDAEFGLRQLNLQIKGLIPGDKNAVIWGGKRYYQRHDLHIIDTKYWNISGSGAGIENYTLGPGAVSVAWIRGDANDVDYRADGDNDVNINYLDVRYAGWKPWNGAWTEFGVDYAMPNPTNKQKEYGGLYEADNGVMLTGEISQDVWGGYQKLVLQYANKGLAQNVISQGGGWYDMWNDTRDATGYRVINTGLLPITDKLSLNQVITWGAASDLTAYTDKSTLLSLVGRAQYQFTDYVRGIGEAGSFWQKDQNKDGSDYKQAGQKYTLALGLAAGPEFMSRPELRVFASYLNDSEQGHSFQDGTASNTWNFGVQVEAWW; encoded by the coding sequence ATGAACACTAGATTACACGCAACCGCCGTGGCACTTGCCGCCGCACTGGCTACGCCTTCGGTTTTCGCCGCGATCGACAATATCGACTTCCACGGCTACCTGCGCGGCGGCGTCGGCGTCTCGCGTGACGGCGGTATGGAGCAGTTTCAGAAAAACAAGGTCGGCCGCCTGGGCAACGAGAACGACACCTACGGTGAGATCGAGCTGGGCAGCGAAGTGTACAAAAAGGATGACGTCAGCTTCTACGTCGACACCATGGTCAGCATGTTCTCTGACGGCTCCAACGATAACGAAACCACCTTCGGCGACGACGCCGAGTTTGGCCTGCGCCAGCTGAACCTGCAGATCAAAGGGCTGATCCCCGGCGATAAGAACGCGGTGATCTGGGGCGGTAAGCGCTACTACCAGCGCCACGATCTGCATATCATCGACACCAAATACTGGAATATCTCCGGCTCCGGTGCCGGTATTGAGAACTATACCCTTGGCCCGGGCGCCGTCTCCGTCGCCTGGATCCGTGGCGATGCTAACGACGTTGACTACCGCGCCGACGGCGATAACGACGTCAACATCAACTACCTTGACGTGCGCTACGCGGGCTGGAAGCCGTGGAACGGTGCCTGGACCGAGTTTGGCGTCGATTACGCCATGCCTAACCCGACCAACAAGCAGAAAGAGTACGGCGGGCTGTACGAGGCCGACAACGGCGTGATGCTCACCGGCGAAATCAGCCAGGACGTGTGGGGCGGCTATCAGAAGCTGGTGCTGCAGTACGCCAATAAAGGGCTGGCGCAGAACGTTATCTCGCAGGGCGGCGGCTGGTACGACATGTGGAACGACACCCGCGACGCCACCGGTTACCGGGTGATCAACACCGGCCTGCTGCCGATCACCGATAAGCTGTCACTGAATCAGGTGATCACCTGGGGTGCCGCCAGCGATCTGACCGCGTACACCGACAAGAGCACCCTGCTGTCGCTGGTCGGCCGCGCGCAGTACCAGTTTACCGACTACGTGCGCGGCATCGGCGAGGCGGGCAGCTTCTGGCAGAAAGACCAGAATAAAGACGGCAGCGACTATAAGCAGGCCGGGCAGAAATATACCCTGGCGCTGGGCCTGGCGGCCGGTCCGGAGTTTATGTCGCGCCCCGAGCTGCGCGTGTTTGCTTCCTACCTGAACGACTCTGAACAGGGCCACAGCTTCCAGGACGGCACCGCCAGCAACACCTGGAACTTCGGCGTGCAGGTTGAGGCGTGGTGGTAA
- a CDS encoding glucose PTS transporter subunit EIIB, which translates to MSLKAFKHYFSRQGAAKEIGTTDAAAEATDPADGVLLDRLMRDFGGRDNIVQVDACLTRLRVTVKSLAAVDAAGLQQAGAIGVVILGHEVHAIFGTRSDSLRQLLEARFFSPR; encoded by the coding sequence ATGAGCCTGAAAGCATTTAAGCACTACTTCAGCCGCCAGGGCGCAGCGAAGGAGATCGGCACCACGGACGCCGCCGCAGAGGCGACTGACCCGGCCGACGGCGTGCTGCTGGACCGGTTAATGCGCGACTTCGGCGGGCGCGACAATATCGTGCAGGTGGACGCCTGCCTGACCCGGCTGCGCGTTACGGTGAAGTCGCTGGCGGCGGTGGATGCCGCCGGACTGCAGCAGGCGGGGGCGATCGGCGTGGTGATCCTCGGCCATGAGGTGCACGCCATCTTCGGCACCCGCTCGGACAGCCTGCGCCAGCTGCTGGAGGCGCGCTTCTTCAGCCCGCGCTAA
- a CDS encoding beta-galactosidase → MRKFPPLLPGVNGLLHGADYNPEQWQHQPGIIDEDMAMMRQASCNVMSVGIFSWAKLEPEEGRYDFAWLDQVLDKLHENGISAFLATPSGARPAWMSQKYPEVLRVGRDRVPALHGGRHNHCMTSPVYRDKVQQMNRQLAERYAHHPAVIGWHISNEYGGECHCDRCQQAFRGWLQRRYETLEQLNLAWWSDFWSHTYGDWSQVVSPAPQGEASIHGLNLDWRRFMTDQVTDFCTQEIKPLKAVNPQLPATTNFMEYFYDYDYWKLAQPLDFISWDSYPMWHNQQDETGLACYTAMYHDLMRTLKQGQPFVLMESTPSATNWQPTSKLKKPGMHILSSLQAVAHGADAVQYFQWRKSRGSVEKFHGAVVDHVGHLDTRTGREVSELGRMLAAMSPVQGSRVAAKVAIIFDWESRWAMDNAQGPRNLGLHYERTVNEHYRTFWEQGVAVDIINADVDLTPYQLVIAPMLYMVRDGFAGRVERHLRDGGHFVASYWSGIVNESDLCHLGGFPGPLRPLLGIWAEEIDSLTDDESNAVQGVEGNALGLKGPYQARELCEHIHLEGATALASYQSDFYAGQPAVTVNNVGQGKAWYIASRNDLAFHRDFCGALIQQLALPRALEAELPAGVVAARRTDGEQAFIFLQNYTGQPQTLALPAGISDLTDGTPLVGQLTLDAWGCRVLRGPRPG, encoded by the coding sequence ATGCGTAAATTTCCACCGCTGCTGCCAGGGGTGAACGGCCTGCTGCACGGCGCGGACTACAATCCGGAGCAGTGGCAGCACCAGCCGGGCATTATCGACGAAGATATGGCGATGATGCGCCAGGCCAGCTGTAACGTAATGTCGGTCGGCATCTTCAGCTGGGCCAAGCTGGAGCCGGAAGAGGGGCGCTATGATTTCGCCTGGCTGGACCAGGTGCTCGACAAGCTGCACGAAAACGGTATCTCCGCCTTCCTCGCCACGCCGAGCGGCGCGCGCCCGGCGTGGATGTCGCAGAAATACCCTGAAGTGCTGCGCGTGGGGCGCGACCGGGTGCCGGCGCTGCACGGCGGCCGCCACAACCACTGCATGACCTCGCCGGTTTACCGCGATAAGGTGCAGCAGATGAACCGTCAGCTGGCGGAGCGCTATGCTCACCATCCGGCGGTAATCGGCTGGCATATCTCTAACGAATACGGCGGCGAGTGCCACTGCGATCGTTGCCAGCAGGCGTTTCGCGGCTGGCTGCAGCGGCGCTATGAGACGCTGGAGCAGCTGAACCTCGCCTGGTGGAGCGACTTCTGGAGCCACACCTACGGCGACTGGTCGCAGGTGGTGTCGCCCGCACCGCAGGGCGAAGCCTCGATCCACGGCCTGAACCTTGACTGGCGGCGCTTTATGACCGACCAGGTGACCGACTTCTGCACCCAGGAAATCAAGCCGCTGAAGGCGGTTAACCCGCAGCTGCCGGCCACCACCAACTTTATGGAGTACTTCTACGACTACGACTACTGGAAGCTGGCGCAGCCGCTCGACTTTATCAGCTGGGACAGCTACCCAATGTGGCACAACCAGCAGGATGAGACCGGGCTGGCCTGCTACACCGCCATGTATCACGACCTGATGCGCACCCTGAAGCAGGGGCAGCCGTTCGTGCTGATGGAGTCGACCCCCAGCGCCACCAACTGGCAGCCGACGAGCAAGCTGAAGAAGCCGGGGATGCATATTCTCTCCTCACTGCAGGCGGTGGCGCACGGCGCGGATGCGGTGCAGTACTTCCAGTGGCGCAAGAGCCGCGGCTCGGTCGAGAAGTTTCACGGCGCGGTGGTCGATCACGTCGGCCACCTCGATACCCGCACCGGCCGCGAAGTGAGCGAGCTGGGCCGCATGCTGGCGGCGATGTCGCCGGTGCAGGGCAGCCGGGTTGCGGCGAAGGTGGCGATTATCTTCGACTGGGAGAGCCGCTGGGCGATGGATAACGCGCAGGGCCCGCGCAATCTCGGCCTGCACTATGAGCGTACCGTTAACGAACACTACCGCACCTTCTGGGAGCAGGGCGTGGCGGTGGATATCATCAACGCCGACGTCGATCTCACCCCTTACCAGCTGGTGATCGCGCCGATGCTGTATATGGTGCGTGACGGCTTCGCCGGACGGGTGGAGCGGCACCTGCGCGACGGCGGGCACTTTGTCGCCAGCTACTGGAGCGGCATCGTCAACGAAAGCGACCTCTGCCACCTCGGCGGCTTCCCCGGCCCGCTGCGGCCGCTGCTCGGCATCTGGGCGGAGGAGATCGACAGCCTGACCGACGATGAGTCCAACGCCGTGCAGGGCGTGGAGGGCAATGCGCTGGGGCTGAAAGGTCCGTATCAGGCGCGCGAGCTGTGCGAGCATATTCACCTGGAGGGCGCAACGGCGCTGGCCAGCTATCAGAGCGACTTCTACGCCGGGCAGCCTGCCGTCACGGTGAATAACGTCGGGCAGGGCAAGGCCTGGTATATCGCCTCACGCAACGATCTGGCCTTCCACCGCGACTTCTGCGGTGCGCTGATTCAGCAGCTGGCGCTGCCGCGTGCGCTGGAGGCAGAGCTGCCAGCGGGGGTGGTGGCCGCGCGGCGTACCGACGGTGAGCAGGCGTTTATCTTCCTGCAGAACTACACCGGCCAGCCGCAGACGCTGGCCCTGCCAGCCGGCATCAGCGATCTGACAGACGGTACGCCGCTGGTCGGTCAGCTGACGCTGGATGCATGGGGCTGCCGCGTGCTGCGTGGGCCGCGGCCAGGCTGA
- a CDS encoding arabinogalactan endo-beta-1,4-galactanase has protein sequence MKPTSLFLALALAWATPLLAASQPVIAPIGPVPADFVKGVDISTLAELEKQGAKFYNEGNQLQDPIAILKANGINTVRLRLWVDPYDASGHGYGGGTNDLATTLALAKRAKAAGMHLLLDFHYSDFWTDPGKQFKPKAWEKLSFPQLETRIHDYTRDTIARFKAEGVLPEMVQIGNELNGGMLWPEGKSWGQNGGEFDRLAGLLKAAIGGLRENLSDPAQVKIMLHLAEGTKNDTFRWWFDEITRRQVPFDVIGLSMYTYWNGPISALKANMDDISQRYNKDVMVVEAAYAYTLENCDSAENSFQAKEEKDGGYPASVTGQADYLRDLMKAVLAVPGHRGKGVVYWEPTWIPAAGNTWATPEGMKYIHDEWKQGNARENQALFDCRGKVLPSINVFH, from the coding sequence ATGAAACCAACCTCGCTGTTTCTCGCCCTGGCGCTGGCCTGGGCGACGCCGCTGCTCGCCGCCAGCCAGCCGGTGATTGCCCCGATCGGCCCGGTGCCGGCGGACTTTGTTAAAGGCGTAGATATCTCCACGCTGGCCGAGCTGGAGAAGCAGGGCGCAAAATTCTACAACGAAGGCAACCAGTTACAGGACCCGATCGCCATCCTCAAGGCCAACGGTATCAACACCGTGCGCCTGCGTCTTTGGGTCGACCCTTATGATGCGTCAGGCCACGGCTACGGCGGCGGCACCAACGACCTGGCCACCACCCTGGCGCTGGCCAAACGTGCCAAAGCGGCGGGCATGCACCTGCTGCTCGACTTCCACTACAGCGACTTCTGGACCGATCCGGGCAAGCAGTTTAAGCCAAAGGCGTGGGAAAAACTGAGCTTCCCGCAGCTGGAAACGCGCATTCACGACTACACCCGCGACACCATCGCCCGCTTTAAGGCCGAGGGCGTGCTGCCGGAAATGGTGCAGATCGGCAACGAGCTGAACGGCGGCATGCTGTGGCCGGAGGGTAAAAGCTGGGGGCAGAACGGCGGCGAGTTTGACCGGCTGGCCGGGCTGCTGAAGGCGGCGATTGGCGGCCTGCGCGAGAACCTCAGCGATCCTGCGCAGGTAAAAATCATGCTGCACCTGGCGGAGGGCACCAAAAATGACACCTTCCGCTGGTGGTTCGACGAGATCACCCGTCGTCAGGTGCCGTTCGACGTGATCGGCCTGTCGATGTACACCTACTGGAACGGCCCGATTAGCGCGCTGAAGGCCAATATGGATGACATCAGCCAGCGCTATAACAAGGACGTGATGGTGGTGGAAGCCGCCTACGCGTACACGCTGGAGAACTGCGACAGCGCGGAGAACAGCTTCCAGGCGAAGGAGGAGAAAGACGGCGGCTACCCGGCCAGCGTCACCGGGCAGGCCGACTACCTGCGTGACCTGATGAAGGCGGTGCTGGCGGTGCCCGGCCACCGTGGTAAAGGGGTGGTCTACTGGGAGCCGACGTGGATCCCGGCCGCCGGTAACACCTGGGCCACGCCGGAAGGCATGAAGTATATCCACGACGAGTGGAAGCAGGGCAACGCGCGCGAAAACCAGGCGCTGTTCGACTGCCGCGGCAAAGTGCTGCCCTCGATCAACGTTTTCCATTAA
- a CDS encoding sugar ABC transporter permease, which translates to MKAKSVSIKREKWVRLSLTWLVVLLVSTIIIYPLVWTVGASLNAGNSLLSSSIIPENASLQHYRNLFNGQVPYLTWYWNSMKISFFTMVLTLISVSCTAYAFSRFRFKGRQNGLMLFLLLQMIPQFSALIAIFVLSQLLGLINSHLALVLIYVGGMIPMNTYLMKGYLDAIPKDLDESARMDGAGNFRIFIEIIMPLSKPILAVVALFSFTGPLGDFILSSTILRSPEQFTLPIGLYNLVSQKMGASYTTYAAGAVLIAVPVAILYLALQKYFVSGLTSGSTKG; encoded by the coding sequence GTGAAGGCTAAGTCAGTCAGTATCAAACGCGAAAAATGGGTGCGCCTGTCGCTCACCTGGCTGGTGGTGTTGCTGGTGTCGACCATCATCATCTACCCGCTGGTGTGGACGGTCGGTGCGTCGCTGAACGCCGGTAACAGCCTGCTCAGCAGCTCGATTATTCCGGAGAACGCCTCGTTACAGCACTACCGTAACCTGTTTAACGGCCAGGTGCCGTACCTCACCTGGTACTGGAACTCGATGAAAATCAGCTTCTTTACCATGGTGCTGACGCTTATCAGCGTCAGCTGTACCGCCTACGCCTTCTCGCGCTTTCGCTTTAAGGGGCGGCAGAACGGGCTGATGCTGTTCCTGCTGCTGCAGATGATCCCGCAGTTCTCGGCGCTGATCGCCATCTTCGTGCTGTCGCAGCTGCTGGGGCTGATTAACAGCCACCTGGCGCTGGTGCTGATCTACGTCGGCGGCATGATCCCGATGAACACTTATCTGATGAAGGGCTATCTCGACGCCATTCCGAAAGATCTCGACGAGTCGGCGCGGATGGATGGCGCGGGCAACTTCCGCATCTTTATCGAAATCATTATGCCGCTGTCGAAGCCGATTCTGGCGGTGGTGGCGCTGTTCTCGTTCACCGGCCCACTGGGGGATTTTATTCTCTCCAGCACCATTCTGCGCAGCCCGGAGCAGTTCACCCTGCCGATCGGCCTGTATAACCTGGTGTCGCAGAAGATGGGGGCCAGCTATACCACCTACGCGGCGGGCGCGGTGCTGATTGCCGTACCGGTCGCCATTCTTTACCTGGCACTGCAAAAATACTTCGTTTCCGGCCTGACTTCAGGCAGTACAAAGGGATAA
- a CDS encoding carbohydrate ABC transporter permease, with protein MTMSPSEPLMLNKPSRQHAITGVLLALLPGFGQFYHRQWAKGLCFLILLVSFAGVFHDFLQQGLWGLVTLGETVPRDNSIFLLAEGIISVLVIAFGLALWGLSLRDAWLNGQRRDAGQQLHSVRKQYQILLREGFPYLMITPGFILLVFVVVFPILFGFAIAFTNYNLYHTPPAKLVDWVGLKNFINIFTLSIWRSTFFDVLQWTVVWTLLATTLQCAVGVMLAILVNQKDLPFKALIRTIFILPWAVPGFVTILVFAGMFNDSFGVINNAILDFFGIAPKPWMTDPFWSKTALIMMQTWLGFPFVFAMTTGVLQAIPDDLYEAAKMDGASGWTRLKTITLPLVMTAIAPIIITQYTFNFNNFNIIYLFNNGGPAVAGSNAGGTDILVSWIYKLTMSSSQYAIAATITILLSIFVVGVALWQFRATSSFKQERE; from the coding sequence GTGACGATGTCTCCCAGTGAACCACTGATGCTTAATAAACCCTCGCGGCAGCACGCGATAACCGGCGTACTGCTGGCGCTGCTGCCCGGCTTCGGCCAGTTCTACCACCGGCAGTGGGCCAAAGGGCTGTGCTTTTTGATCCTGCTGGTCAGCTTTGCCGGGGTGTTTCACGATTTTCTGCAGCAGGGGCTGTGGGGGCTGGTGACGCTGGGTGAAACCGTGCCGCGCGATAACTCGATCTTCCTGCTGGCGGAGGGGATCATCAGCGTGCTGGTGATCGCCTTCGGCCTGGCGCTGTGGGGGCTGTCGCTGCGCGATGCCTGGCTGAACGGCCAGCGCCGCGACGCCGGCCAGCAGCTGCACAGCGTGCGTAAGCAGTATCAGATCCTGCTGCGCGAGGGCTTTCCCTACCTGATGATCACCCCCGGCTTTATCCTGCTGGTGTTTGTGGTGGTGTTCCCGATCCTGTTCGGTTTCGCCATCGCCTTCACCAACTACAACCTCTACCACACGCCGCCGGCCAAACTGGTGGACTGGGTGGGGCTGAAGAACTTTATCAACATCTTTACCCTGTCGATCTGGCGTTCGACCTTCTTCGACGTGCTGCAGTGGACGGTGGTGTGGACGCTGCTGGCGACCACGCTGCAGTGCGCCGTCGGGGTGATGCTGGCGATCCTCGTTAACCAGAAAGATCTGCCGTTTAAGGCGCTGATCCGCACCATCTTTATCCTGCCGTGGGCGGTGCCGGGCTTTGTCACTATCCTGGTGTTCGCCGGCATGTTTAACGACAGCTTTGGCGTGATCAACAACGCCATCCTCGACTTCTTTGGCATTGCGCCTAAGCCGTGGATGACCGACCCGTTCTGGAGCAAAACCGCGCTGATCATGATGCAGACCTGGCTGGGCTTCCCGTTTGTGTTTGCCATGACCACCGGCGTGCTGCAGGCGATCCCGGATGACCTGTACGAGGCGGCGAAGATGGACGGGGCCAGCGGCTGGACGCGGCTGAAAACCATCACGCTGCCGCTGGTGATGACCGCCATCGCGCCGATCATCATCACCCAGTACACCTTCAACTTTAACAACTTCAACATTATTTACCTGTTTAACAACGGCGGCCCGGCGGTGGCCGGATCCAACGCCGGCGGCACCGATATTCTCGTGTCGTGGATCTACAAGCTGACCATGTCGTCGTCGCAGTACGCGATTGCCGCCACCATCACCATCCTGCTGTCGATCTTCGTGGTGGGCGTGGCGCTGTGGCAGTTCCGCGCCACCAGTTCGTTTAAACAGGAAAGGGAGTAA
- a CDS encoding extracellular solute-binding protein, with protein MKMKTRLSLLLSALVLSHSALAAQQLTVWEDIKKSAGIKTAVADFEKQFGVQVKVQETPFAQQIEKLRLDGPAGIGPDVLVIPNDQLGSAVVQGLLTPLTLDAAHQAAYTPSAMAAFSLNNQAYGVPKAVETLVLIYNKDLLPSPLKTLEEYRLFSQKQREAKQYGLLAKFDQIYYSWGAIAPMGGYIFGKDGKGGLNTLDIGLNTPGSVEAVTYLKRFFSEGLLPGGIIGDNGLNAIDSLFTEKKAAAVINGPWAFQPYQAAGINYGVAPLPDLPNGKPMSSFLGVKGYVVSTWSKDKALAEKFINFINQPQYVKLRYQQTQEIPPLVALMDDPIIKDDEKASAVALQAARASAMPGVPEMQEVWGPANAALELSVSGKQEPKAALDNAVKQIHMQIEAMQASNQ; from the coding sequence ATGAAAATGAAAACCCGTCTCTCGCTGCTGCTGTCAGCGCTGGTATTAAGTCACTCGGCGCTGGCCGCGCAGCAGTTGACCGTCTGGGAAGATATTAAGAAGTCGGCCGGCATCAAAACGGCGGTGGCCGACTTTGAGAAGCAGTTTGGCGTGCAGGTAAAGGTTCAGGAGACGCCGTTTGCCCAGCAGATTGAGAAACTGCGGCTGGATGGCCCGGCCGGCATCGGCCCGGACGTGCTGGTGATCCCCAACGATCAGCTGGGCAGCGCGGTGGTGCAGGGGCTGCTGACGCCGCTGACGCTGGATGCCGCGCACCAGGCGGCGTATACGCCGTCGGCGATGGCGGCCTTCAGCCTGAATAACCAGGCCTACGGCGTGCCGAAGGCGGTTGAGACGCTGGTGCTGATTTATAACAAAGACCTGCTGCCGTCGCCGCTGAAAACGCTGGAAGAGTACCGCCTGTTCTCGCAGAAGCAGCGCGAAGCGAAGCAGTACGGCCTGCTGGCCAAGTTTGACCAGATTTATTACAGCTGGGGCGCGATTGCGCCGATGGGCGGTTATATCTTCGGCAAAGACGGTAAAGGCGGGCTGAACACGCTGGACATCGGCCTGAACACCCCCGGCAGCGTAGAGGCGGTGACCTACCTGAAGCGCTTCTTCAGCGAAGGGCTGCTGCCGGGCGGCATCATCGGCGATAACGGCCTGAACGCCATCGACTCGCTGTTCACCGAGAAGAAAGCGGCGGCGGTGATTAACGGCCCGTGGGCGTTCCAGCCTTACCAGGCCGCCGGTATCAACTACGGCGTTGCGCCGCTGCCCGATCTGCCGAACGGCAAGCCGATGAGCTCGTTCCTCGGCGTGAAGGGCTACGTGGTTTCCACCTGGAGCAAGGACAAAGCGCTGGCGGAGAAGTTTATCAACTTCATCAACCAGCCGCAGTACGTGAAGCTGCGTTATCAGCAGACCCAGGAGATCCCGCCGCTGGTGGCGCTGATGGATGACCCGATCATCAAAGACGATGAGAAGGCCAGTGCGGTCGCCCTGCAGGCAGCGCGCGCGTCGGCGATGCCGGGCGTGCCGGAAATGCAGGAAGTGTGGGGCCCGGCCAACGCCGCGCTGGAGCTGAGCGTCTCCGGCAAGCAGGAGCCGAAAGCCGCGCTGGATAACGCCGTGAAGCAGATCCATATGCAGATCGAAGCGATGCAGGCCAGTAACCAGTAA
- a CDS encoding ABC transporter ATP-binding protein produces MSGIRLRNVSKRFDKTETLKNIQLDIEAGEFAVFVGPSGCGKSTLLRLIAGLEEVSDGEILIGDEVVNDVAPAHRGVAMVFQSYALYPHMTVAENMGYGLKVNGVPKDRIRHQVEMVAKTLQLSHLLDRKPKQLSGGQRQRVAIGRAIVRNPRVFMFDEPLSNLDAELRVEMRLHIAKLHQELKTTMVYVTHDQVEAMTLADKIVVMNYGKIEQAGSPMALYYNPVNRFVAGFIGSPKMNFLPALVEECSAAGLVVSIGGGARTLNLPAPLRQLRPGDELTLGIRPEHLCINSDAPLQLEFHCEVVERLGNNTFLFGQSHGQDGFKLLLPGDVHFRPYQTLQTAFHPHQCMVFAADGERISADIPLPQDRAAA; encoded by the coding sequence ATGTCCGGTATCAGACTGAGAAACGTCAGCAAGCGCTTTGACAAAACCGAAACGCTCAAAAATATTCAACTGGATATCGAGGCGGGTGAGTTTGCCGTCTTCGTCGGCCCTTCCGGCTGCGGTAAATCCACCCTGCTGCGGCTGATTGCCGGGCTGGAGGAGGTCAGCGACGGTGAGATCCTGATCGGCGATGAAGTGGTCAACGACGTGGCCCCTGCCCATCGCGGCGTGGCGATGGTGTTTCAGTCCTACGCGCTCTACCCGCATATGACGGTGGCGGAGAATATGGGCTATGGCCTGAAGGTCAACGGCGTGCCGAAGGATCGCATCCGTCACCAGGTGGAGATGGTGGCAAAAACCCTGCAGCTCTCTCACCTGCTGGACCGCAAGCCTAAACAGCTCTCCGGCGGCCAGCGCCAGCGCGTGGCGATTGGCCGGGCGATCGTACGCAATCCGCGGGTATTTATGTTCGATGAGCCGCTCTCGAACCTCGACGCCGAGCTGCGCGTGGAGATGCGCCTGCATATCGCTAAACTGCATCAGGAGCTGAAGACCACGATGGTGTATGTCACCCACGACCAGGTCGAAGCGATGACGCTGGCCGATAAGATCGTGGTGATGAACTACGGCAAGATAGAACAGGCCGGTTCGCCGATGGCGCTCTACTACAACCCGGTCAACCGTTTTGTCGCCGGTTTTATCGGTTCACCAAAGATGAACTTCCTGCCCGCGCTGGTGGAAGAGTGCAGCGCGGCCGGACTGGTGGTCAGCATCGGCGGCGGCGCACGCACCCTGAACCTGCCCGCTCCGCTGCGCCAGCTGCGGCCCGGCGACGAACTGACCTTAGGCATCCGCCCCGAGCATCTGTGCATCAACAGCGACGCGCCGCTGCAGCTGGAGTTCCACTGCGAAGTGGTTGAGCGGCTGGGGAATAACACTTTCCTGTTTGGTCAGAGCCACGGCCAGGACGGCTTTAAGCTGCTGCTGCCGGGCGACGTGCATTTCCGCCCTTACCAGACGCTGCAGACCGCGTTCCATCCGCACCAGTGCATGGTGTTCGCCGCGGACGGCGAACGCATTAGCGCCGATATCCCGCTGCCGCAGGATCGGGCGGCGGCGTAA
- a CDS encoding GntR family transcriptional regulator, with protein MSTSSPTEFHLDESSRLPLYLQLVNCIKTAISEGRLRAGDVLPSERTLVEMLQVARGTVRKALLQLLEEGILLRNQGVGTFIAPHVRQSLPFLESFSEMAAASGGTAQSDLMGYLRRPCSPDERRALQMAEGNDEIVELTRLRKVNGIAVSLQLAILPAHLLDNVGELGESLYRHLEKKGARVLRATQNFSAAMTDAKLAYYLGTDENEPVLLVTRTGFTHNDRPVEHTRTWCLNNYCDFTIELHSKNE; from the coding sequence ATGAGCACATCCTCACCAACTGAATTCCACCTTGATGAATCCAGCAGGCTGCCGCTGTATTTACAACTGGTGAATTGCATAAAAACTGCAATTAGCGAAGGTCGCTTACGTGCAGGCGATGTCCTGCCGTCAGAGCGGACGCTGGTAGAGATGCTGCAGGTTGCGCGTGGCACGGTTCGTAAGGCCCTGTTACAGCTGCTGGAAGAGGGCATTCTCTTACGCAATCAGGGAGTGGGAACATTTATTGCGCCGCATGTGCGTCAGTCCCTGCCGTTTCTGGAGAGCTTCAGTGAAATGGCTGCGGCCAGCGGCGGCACGGCGCAAAGTGATCTGATGGGGTATCTGCGGCGGCCATGCTCGCCGGATGAGCGTCGTGCCTTGCAAATGGCAGAGGGCAATGACGAAATAGTGGAACTGACCCGACTCAGAAAGGTTAACGGCATTGCCGTTTCCCTCCAGCTGGCGATTCTTCCGGCGCATTTGCTGGATAACGTCGGTGAGCTGGGTGAGTCTTTGTACCGGCACCTGGAAAAGAAAGGTGCCCGGGTACTGCGGGCAACCCAGAACTTTAGCGCAGCGATGACGGACGCTAAACTGGCATACTACCTTGGCACCGACGAGAATGAGCCCGTGTTACTGGTGACCCGGACGGGCTTTACACATAACGACCGGCCGGTTGAACATACCCGAACCTGGTGTCTTAACAATTACTGTGATTTTACGATTGAGCTGCATTCTAAAAACGAATGA